A DNA window from Aquarana catesbeiana isolate 2022-GZ linkage group LG01, ASM4218655v1, whole genome shotgun sequence contains the following coding sequences:
- the LOC141106018 gene encoding ectoderm-neural cortex protein 1-like, with amino-acid sequence MSVSNHENRKSRSSTGSMNIHLFHKPGHADSLLTQLNLLRKRCLFTDVVLLAGTKGFPCHRAVLASSSRYFEAMFSGGLKESQDREVNFHDALHPEVLELLLDYAYSARIILNEENAESLLEAGDMLQFHDIRDAAAEFLEKNLHVGNCLNMMLISDAHCCERLVELSWRMCLSNFMELSKTEDFLRLPKLKLMELVLSEELEVEDESLVYEAVMGWIKYDLCLRFDDLPDLLRCVRLALLPEQYLRSLATDSLVVQNKVAKAIVEEATQCRNKILQNDGLVTGFCARPRKVSQALLLLGGQTFMCDKIYVMDPKTTEIIPKTDIPSPRKECSACAIGCKVYVTGGKGAENGASKDVWVYDTLHDEWSKAGPMLVARFGHGSAELDNCLYVVGGHTAITGAFPASPSVSLKQVEHYDPQVDKWSLVAPLREGVSNAAVVGAKMKLFVFGGTSVNREKLPKVQCFDPLENRWTVPATCPQPWRYTGAAVLGNHVIVVGGDTEFSASSAYRFNSETYQWCRFGDVSSKRISCRAVASGNRLYVVGGYSGSQRGKTLDCYDPSSDTWSSVTTVPYSLIPTAFVSTWKYLSA; translated from the coding sequence atgtctgttagCAATCACGAGAACCGCAAATCCCGTTCCAGCACAGGATCCATGAACATCCATCTTTTCCACAAGCCTGGCCATGCTGACAGCCTTCTAACACAGCTGAACCTCCTTCGCAAACGGTGCCTTTTCACAGATGTAGTCTTGCTGGCGGGGACCAAAGGCTTCCCTTGCCATCGGGCTGTTCTAGCTTCCAGCAGCCGTTACTTTGAGGCAATGTTCAGTGGTGGTCTAAAAGAAAGCCAAGATAGAGAAGTCAACTTCCACGATGCGCTACATCCAGAGGTGCTGGAGTTGCTCCTGGATTATGCATACTCTGCAAGGATTATCCTCAATGAAGAGAATGCAGAGTCATTGCTTGAAGCTGGAGACATGCTACAATTCCATGATATTAGAGATGCGGCTGCAGAGTTCCTAGAGAAGAATCTACATGTAGGCAACTGCTTGAACATGATGTTAATATCTGATGCACATTGCTGTGAAAGGTTGGTCGAATTATCCTGGCGAATGTGTCTATCCAATTTTATGGAGTTGTCAAAAACAGAAGACTTCCTCAGGTTACCAAAGCTAAAGCTGATGGAACTAGTCCTTAGTGAGGAACTGGAGGTGGAAGATGAAAGTTTAGTGTATGAAGCTGTGATGGGTTGGATAAAGTATGATTTGTGCCTCCGTTTTGATGATCTACCAGACCTACTGCGCTGTGTTAGGTTAGCTCTTCTTCCAGAGCAGTATTTGCGAAGTCTAGCCACAGACAGCTTAGTGGTTCAAAATAAGGTGGCAAAAGCAATTGTTGAAGAAGCAACGCAGTGCAGGAACAAGATTCTGCAGAATGATGGCTTAGTAACTGGGTTTTGTGCTCGCCCTCGAAAAGTCAGCCAGGCCCTGTTGCTGTTAGGTGGACAAACCTTTATGTGTGATAAAATCTATGTGATGGACCCAAAGACCACTGAAATAATACCTAAAACTGACATTCCCAGTCCACGTAAAGAATGTAGTGCATGTGCAATTGGATGCAAGGTTTATGTTACCGGAGGAAAAGGGGCAGAAAACGGTGCATCGAAGGATGTCTGGGTGTATGATACATTACATGATGAATGGTCTAAGGCAGGACCTATGCTTGTTGCTAGGTTTGGACATGGATCAGCAGAACTAGATAACTGCTTGTATGTGGTTGGAGGACACACTGCAATCACAGGAGCTTTTCCAGCATCCCCTTCAGTCTCCCTAAAGCAAGTGGAACATTATGATCCCCAGGTTGACAAATGGAGCTTAGTAGCTCCTCTTCGAGAAGGGGTCAGCAATGCTGCAGTTGTAGGAGCAAAGATGAAACTTTTTGTTTTTGGAGGTACCAGCGTCAACCGTGAAAAACTCCCCAAGGTTCAATGTTTTGATCCGCTCGAAAACAGATGGACAGTACCTGCTACCTGCCCCCAGCCCTGGCGGTACACTGGAGCTGCTGTTTTAGGAAATCATGTCATTGTTGTGGGAGGGGACACAGAGTTCTCTGCAAGTTCAGCCTACCGTTTTAACAGTGAGACTTATCAGTGGTGCAGATTTGGAGATGTTTCTTCAAAGAGGATTAGCTGCCGTGCAGTTGCCTCTGGCAATAGACTCTATGTAGTGGGCGGGTACTCTGGATCCCAAAGAGGAAAGACTTTGGACTGTTATGACCCTTCGAGCGATACATGGAGTAGTGTGACCACAGTGCCCTATTCTCTGATCCCAACAGCCTTTGTCAGTACATGGAAATATCTCTCTGCTTGA